TCCTTCTTGTGATCACTTACCTTTTTGTTAGGAATAATCCATGGGCATACAATGGCCAAAACAAAAAGAAAGAAGATGAAACCGAGCATCAACATAATTGTATCAGGTTTATTGGACTGCAAATATAGAACTCCATGGTTTATTTAACCCTACTTTATCAAGTTTAAGAAAAGCAGAAGTGATTGTCTACACTTCCTGCCTAGCCGGCAGGCTGGCGAGCGCCCCAGTGTGACAATCAACTATTTATCTATTGACAAAGTAGGGCAGATCACTATTTGTTAAACATTCCCTTGTGCAAGCATGGCATCTGCTACTTTCACAAAGCCGGCAATGTTTGCTCCCTTGACATAATCTATCGGTCCCGAGCCACTTCCATGTTGTTTGCAGTTTTCATGAATGTCCTTCATGATCGATTGCAATTTCTGATCTACTTCTTCACGGCTCCAGTTGAGTCGTTGCGAGTTTTGTGTCATTTCTAGCCCAGAGGTAGCTACACCACCAGCATTTGACGCTTTACCTGGAGTGAAAATCACATTTGCAGCTTTCAAGGCACGATATGCTTTTTCAGTCGTAGGCATGTTTGCTCCTTCGAATACACCCTTGCATCCATTTTTGATCAGCGTCTCGGCATCATAGTCTGGCAATTCATTTTGCGTGGCACAAGGAAAAGCCAGGTCCACTTCTGCATTCCAGGGTGTCATGCCTTCATGAAATTTAGCGTTGCCAAACTCATTTGCATATTCTCTGATTCTTCCACGCTTCACATTCTTCAGTTCCTTGATATAAGCCAGTTTTTCAGCATCTATTCCATCAGGATCGTGCACAAAACCCTGAGAATCCGAAACAGTCACGGGTTTTGCACCAAATTCCAGGAGTTTTTCAATGGTGAACTGTGCCACATTACCACTACCGGATACAGCACACCGATTACCTTCCAGTCCATCACCATGCGCTTTCATGGCTTCATTAGCAAAATACACGACACCATAACCAGTTGCTTCGGGGCGGATCAAGCTTCCGCCATAAGTAAGGCCTTTTCCGGTCAATACGCCTACAAATTCATTTCTCAATCGCTTGTACTGACCAAACATATAGCCGATCTCTCGTGCTCCTACTCCGATATCTCCGGCTGGTACATCCGTAAAACCACCGATGTGTTTGCTTAATTCAGTCATGAAACTCTGGCAGAAACGCATGACCTCACCATCGGACTTTCCTTTAGGGTCAAAATCACTACCGCCTTTACCTCCTCCAAGTGGGAGAGTTGTCAGACTGTTTTTGAATACCTGCTCAAAAGCGAGAAATTTCAAGATACTCAAGTTTACCGTGGGGTGGAACCGTAAACCTCCTTTGTAAGGTCCAATCGCAGAATTCATTTGCACGCGAATACCTCGATTGACCTGATAGTTTCCCTGATCATCAATCCAGGGAACCCGAAACATGATCACTCGTTCTGGCTCACAAATTCTTTCCAGCAAATTGGCCGATTGATATTCAGGATGTTGTTCCACGAAAGGGATGATCGTTTCTGCTACTTCCTGAACAGCCTGTAAAAATTCAGGTTCATGGGCATTTCTATAGGAAACCTTCTCCATAAATGCCGCTACAGCGGGGGAAATTGAACTCATCAAATTTGGGGTAAAAAATTCTGGGATAAAGCTACGGAAATTTTCTGGAGGTTAATTGCACACCAAAACCTTACTATAGGCTTAATGGTTTCACAACAAGCGGCTAAAACCTGTTTAAAGGTCTGCCGTTAAATTACTTAGCAAACCACCACAGATATGATTACTCAAAATCTGGAAAGCGAAATTCTCGAAAGAGTGAAGATCCTGGACGATCCTGAAAAATCTAATGTGCTTGCGTACATTGAAAGGATTCCAAGAAAGGTCCATAGCACTAAACTTTATAGAAAGCGTGCTATGAAACAAATTCGGGCTGCGCTAAACGAAAGCTTTTAGGATTATGCTTAGTTATTTTCCTTCTTCCCTTTAGGGATAAGGGTAAAAGAAGGAAAATCAATTGGACTAAACGCTTAATCCTCCGATAGAACGATCACTAAATCATCTTCTGTCAACGTGAACTGCTCTGATTTTTTAGGGTTCACATACACTCCGTATTGCTTGTTTGCATCACGGGCCTCCTTCTTTATTCTATAGCCAATAGCAACTTCGTTCTTTCTCGCGGCAGATTCCATGATCGTATAGAAGTTGATCGGATCTCCTACCTGAACATATTCTTTTGCCGGCTTGATGTAGATCTCTGATCCATCCGCATCGAAAAGATCCTCAAACACACGCATCAGGAACTTGTTCTCACTCACCTGACTCATCAACAAACTCACGAGTTTGTCACTTACAATGAAGTCATCTGCACTGGTAATATCCGCTAACTGTCGGTTTCGGATGTCCAGCATCTCACTCACGATTTTGTAAGTGTGTCCGTGCTTCTCTGTAAAGTTTCTAAGGTGCAGCAGGGTAATCAACGTTTGTGCATCTGCTTCCTGAATCGGGTAATAGTTTTGGTAGCACAACAGAATGATATAGTCATATCGCTCCAGGTGCATGTTTTCCAAGGTCTCGCGATCCGTCGTATCCTGTACCTCAAACTCCAGGCTGATGTTCTTCACCCTCTTCTGCATCTTCTTAACCGTTCTTTCCGCATCGTCAAACTTCGAAACGACTTCTACAGTTGAACCTGGAGGAACATAATAGTCAAGTTCTCTGATGATGTACTGGGCACGGTTATTCCAACCTACAATCAGAATTCTTTCTTTATGGCTTTCGTCAGGCTCGGTATATACGATCCTGGCTTCATCCATGGCCAGACTTTTCGGCGAATTTGGGATCAACGTATCATCATCCTCTGTAATTCCAATGACCCGGTCACCGGGTTGGAAAATAGTATCCATTGGTGGATTGATCTCCACGTGATCATCAGCAAACTGGATACCCATGATTGCAGAGTCTTCGTAGGCGAACAGAATTTCACGGAAGCTTTTGCCTACCAACGTAGGCTCCTCCATGAAATAAATTTCCGCACCATCAAAGTCCATCAATTCCATGTAAACCACACTCAAACCAGACTGACGGCTGGTCTGTACCATGATTCTCGAAATGATCTCATCGGAAAGAATCAGCTCAACTTCATTCTTACCGACCATCTTGGCTACCTCGAAGTTCTTTTTATCTTCCATCTCCGCCGTAATGTGGTAAGCCTCTTCCCTACGATCAGGGTTGGTCACAATGGCCACAATGGTTTTGATGGTTTGAGAATCTGAGTTCTCATTATCCTTATCAAGAATGATAATTGATTTCGTATCGAATGGGTTAGCGATGTACAAATCATGCACATCAATTGGATTACCCGTTCTACAGATCACGTCCGTATTTTTCGTGCTTCCTACTTTGTCTCGGATCTCATCTTCCATTTCCACCTTGTCCTTATCAGCAAGGATCACGATTACACCTCTTTTCTGGTTTTCGTTTGCGATGACCAGCTCTGAAATAATGGTGAATATTTTTGAAGACCATCCCAGAATCAAGACATGATCATTTTCGATTACAAATGAACGACCTTTTCTAAGCTCTTCGAGTTTCGTAAGGATACCGTTCGATACCAGACCAATCAGGGTGGAGATCACTACCAGGCCTATGACAGTCACGAGCATCATGAATATTCGGAATGGCCAGTTTTCGAGGTGTTCGCCTACGGTGCCTGGATCAAGAACGTGCGTGAGGTTGACCCAAATAGAATCAAAAAAGTTAAATCCTTGTTCGGTATGATCAGGATGAAGTCCAAAAGCAAGTAAGAGTCCGGCAAAGACTACTACAAAAACCAGCGAGAAAACTCCGAGACCCGATATCATCGGCACAGTACCCTGTGATATGAAGTTGTCAAACCTGTACTTTAACCTTTCACTCAAAGGTGATTTTTTCATAAGGCGCCTAATATTTTTCTATCGTGTCGCGGCAAGCGTGCAAAGTTACCCATTAGCCCGTATAGACGACAAATTATTTAAATATACATTTTATTTTTACTATACAGGTGAATCACTTTTTCCCGTACTCTGTTTTTTACTTA
This genomic stretch from Cytophagales bacterium harbors:
- a CDS encoding NAD-binding protein; amino-acid sequence: MKKSPLSERLKYRFDNFISQGTVPMISGLGVFSLVFVVVFAGLLLAFGLHPDHTEQGFNFFDSIWVNLTHVLDPGTVGEHLENWPFRIFMMLVTVIGLVVISTLIGLVSNGILTKLEELRKGRSFVIENDHVLILGWSSKIFTIISELVIANENQKRGVIVILADKDKVEMEDEIRDKVGSTKNTDVICRTGNPIDVHDLYIANPFDTKSIIILDKDNENSDSQTIKTIVAIVTNPDRREEAYHITAEMEDKKNFEVAKMVGKNEVELILSDEIISRIMVQTSRQSGLSVVYMELMDFDGAEIYFMEEPTLVGKSFREILFAYEDSAIMGIQFADDHVEINPPMDTIFQPGDRVIGITEDDDTLIPNSPKSLAMDEARIVYTEPDESHKERILIVGWNNRAQYIIRELDYYVPPGSTVEVVSKFDDAERTVKKMQKRVKNISLEFEVQDTTDRETLENMHLERYDYIILLCYQNYYPIQEADAQTLITLLHLRNFTEKHGHTYKIVSEMLDIRNRQLADITSADDFIVSDKLVSLLMSQVSENKFLMRVFEDLFDADGSEIYIKPAKEYVQVGDPINFYTIMESAARKNEVAIGYRIKKEARDANKQYGVYVNPKKSEQFTLTEDDLVIVLSED
- the gdhA gene encoding NADP-specific glutamate dehydrogenase; translated protein: MSSISPAVAAFMEKVSYRNAHEPEFLQAVQEVAETIIPFVEQHPEYQSANLLERICEPERVIMFRVPWIDDQGNYQVNRGIRVQMNSAIGPYKGGLRFHPTVNLSILKFLAFEQVFKNSLTTLPLGGGKGGSDFDPKGKSDGEVMRFCQSFMTELSKHIGGFTDVPAGDIGVGAREIGYMFGQYKRLRNEFVGVLTGKGLTYGGSLIRPEATGYGVVYFANEAMKAHGDGLEGNRCAVSGSGNVAQFTIEKLLEFGAKPVTVSDSQGFVHDPDGIDAEKLAYIKELKNVKRGRIREYANEFGNAKFHEGMTPWNAEVDLAFPCATQNELPDYDAETLIKNGCKGVFEGANMPTTEKAYRALKAANVIFTPGKASNAGGVATSGLEMTQNSQRLNWSREEVDQKLQSIMKDIHENCKQHGSGSGPIDYVKGANIAGFVKVADAMLAQGNV